From a region of the Cucumis sativus cultivar 9930 chromosome 6, Cucumber_9930_V3, whole genome shotgun sequence genome:
- the LOC101207343 gene encoding 60S acidic ribosomal protein P2: MKVVAAYLLAVLGGNKIPSAQDIRVAAYLLAVLGGNKTPSAQDITTILSSVGAEAEVEKIELLIAELKGKDITELIAYAREKMASLPTGAVVAAAVAAVPSTVDTAAPVGAEAKKEEKDDAMDSDEDICFSLFEDE; the protein is encoded by the exons ATGAAGGTGGTTGCTGCTTATTTGCTTGCTGTTTTGGGTGGAAACAAAATCCCATCTGCTCAAGATATCAGGGTTGCTGCTTATTTGCTTGCTGTTTTGGGTGGAAACAAAACCCCATCTGCTCAAGATATCACCACCATTCTCTCCTCTG TTGGAGCTGAAGCTGAGGTTGAAAAGATCGAGCTGCTTATTGCTGAACTTAAGGGCAAGGATATAACTGAGCTTATTGCCTATGCGAGGGAGAAGATGGCATCATTACCTACAGGCGCTGTCGTTGCAGCTGCTGTGGCTGCAGTCCCCTCTACCGTCGATACTGCTGCTCCTGTTGGAGCTGAGGCTaagaaagaggagaaagaTGATGCTATGGACTCTGATGaa GACATTTGCTTCTCTCTGTTTGAAGACGAGTAA
- the LOC101210524 gene encoding 60S acidic ribosomal protein P2 yields the protein MKIVAAYLLAILGGNTHPSIHDIKAILASVGVEAEDERIELLLSQVKGKDVAELVACGREKMACVPCGGSAIPVAAGSDSGGGAAAAVVAAEPVKEDKKEVVEESDEDMCFSLFD from the exons ATGAAGATCGTTGCGGCTTATTTGTTGGCTATTTTGGGCGGAAACACTCACCCTTCCATTCACGACATTAAAGCCATTCTCGCCTCTG TTGGAGTTGAGGCCGAAGATGAAAGAATCGAGTTGCTTCTTTCACAAGTTAAGGGTAAAGATGTTGCAGAGCTTGTAGCTTGTGGGAGGGAGAAGATGGCATGTGTTCCATGTGGTGGTTCTGCCATTCCTGTAGCTGCCGGCAGTGATAGTGGCGGTGGTGCTGCCGCCGCTGTTGTTGCGGCCGAGCCTGTCAAAGAGGACAAGAAAGAAGTTGTTGAAGAATCTGATGAA GATATGTGCTTCAGTCTTTTTGATTGA
- the LOC101210277 gene encoding monodehydroascorbate reductase, seedling isozyme (The RefSeq protein has 2 substitutions compared to this genomic sequence) produces the protein MADETFKYVILGGGVAAGYAAREFVKQGLNPGELAIISKEAVAPYERPALSKAYLFPESPARLPGFHVCVGSGGERLLPDWYKEKGIELILSTEIVEADLPAKRLRSAHGKIYNYQTLIIATGSTVIKLSDFGVQGADAKNIFYLREIDDADQLVEAIKAKENGKVVVVGGGYIGLELGAALRINNFDVSMVYPEPWCMPRLFTPEIAAFYEGYYAQKGITIIKGTVAVGFTVDTNGEVKEVKLKDGRVLEADIVVVGVGARPLTSLFKGQIVEEKGGIKTDEFFKTSVPDVYAVGDVATFPLKLYNELRRVEHVDHSRKSAEQAVKAIKASEEGKAIEEYDYLPYFYSRSFDLSWQFYGDNVGDAVLFGDNSPDSATHKFGSYWIKDGKVVGAFLESGSPEENKAIAKVARIQPSVESSDLLLKEGISFASKV, from the exons ATGGCAGATGAGACCTTCAAATACGTGATTCTTGGTGGTGGCGTTGCCGCT GGATATGCAGCTAGGGAATTCGTTAAACAGGGACTTAATCCAGGAGAATTGGCGATTATATCCAAGGAGGCG GTTGCTCCTTATGAGCGTCCAGCTCTTAGCAAAGCCTATCTCTTTCCCGAGT CCCCTGCTAGATTACCAGGGTTCCATGTATGTGTAGGAAGTGGAGGGGAGAGGTTGCTTCCTGATTGGTACAAGGAAAAAG GGATCGAGTTGATTCTCAGTACAGAAATTGTTGAAGCAGATCTTCCTGCCAAGAGACTCAGAAGTGCTCATGGGAAAATTTACAACTACCAAACTTTGATTATTGCTACTGGTTCTACT GTTATTAAATTGTCTGACTTTGGAGTTCAAGGAGCGGATGCCAAAAACATTTTctatttgagagaaattgaTGATGCTGATCAGCTAGTTGAAGCAATCAAAgcaaaggaaaatggaaaagtgGTTGTTGTTGGAGGAGGATACATAGGCCTTGAGCTTGGTGCAGCGTTGAGAATAAACAACTTTGATGTCAGCATGGTTTATCCTGAACCATGGTGCA TGCCTAGGCTATTCACTCCAGAAATAGCTGCTTTCTATGAAGGTTATTATGCACAAAAAGGAATCACAATCATTAAAGGAACAGTCGCTGTAGGCTTCACAGTTGATACTAATGGAGAG GTTAAGGAAGTGAAACTTAAAGATGGCAGGGTCTTAGAAGCTGacattgttgttgttggtgtTGGTGCACGGCCGCTGACAAACTTATTCAAGGGTCaaattgtagaagaaaaaggaggCATTAAG aCTGATGAATTCTTCAAGACGAGTGTTCCTGATGTATACGCGGTGGGCGATGTGGCTACTTTTCCTTTGAAGCTTTACAATGAACTGAGAAGAGTTGAGCATGTTGACCATTCTCGCAAATCAGCAGAGCAAGCTGTGAAG GCCATCAAGGCGAGTGAAGAGGGCAAAGCCATTGAGGAGTATGACTATCTTCCATACTTCTACTCTCGATCCTTTGATTTATCATGGCAGTTTTACGGGGATAATGTTGGCGACGCAGTCTTATTTGGAGACAACAGTCCTGATTCAGCTACTCACAAATTTGGGTCATATTGGATCAAAGATGGGAAGGTTGTGGGAGCTTTCCTAGAGAGTGGGAGTCCTGAAGAAAACAAGGCCATTGCCAAAGTTGCTAGGATTCAACCATCAGTTGAGAACTCAGATTTGCTCCTTAAAGAAGGCATCTCCTTTGCATCCAAGGTTTAA